One window of Chloroflexus aggregans DSM 9485 genomic DNA carries:
- a CDS encoding BTAD domain-containing putative transcriptional regulator, whose amino-acid sequence MTDLAEQAPSVAVGTTILPLKITPPPVRREEILRRDLQALLTEVRLLPVTVVVAPAGYGKTTLLAQWADQLTHTGAQVAWLGFDANDQEPALLLTYLIAAIRRLLPTAGEQALRLLQSLSSLKHNWPLVAGALLSDVQRELQSPAILMLDDVHLVSEGPITTELLGYLLRAAPPNLHIVMASRRPLTFTPLPRLRAEGGLLEVGASDLLLQRDEAVELLARVGVVLPDDELDLLLERTGGWMLSVQLAVRTLARQTPEQRRRYLQGLATNQHDLFEYLASEVLGMLPSHLVDRLICTALFGQAIPSLLDEALGVDDSAQLLEQAIDFGLPLTVETDGTSGERVFRFHPLWQRLLADRALLRFDRVFVRELHERFGMTLARHDQIESALRHLAAAENPAAIAYALREYAWPLIDSSQRESLRNWIERLPPDVRERDPELLHMYGWSFFNTNRERALQLIAQAAEQYRLAGATDQEMRALRDMAVLLFWADSPAEFARVCRRVIEAATRINDAWSRGAALVGFMALLYSQGRFRAALRVGRWAERWPLSVLWQWLLAVLRSSIYVQQGYPAEALTAIRAALDLPRIDRNDMLRQSLLLLQGLALYQQGQSEVALDQVQECYFRLNDYVPGSVLTGNAVLILALLLIEHERFDEVATYLQRARQIASQLDDRLLGMRVRVVEIYAALRSQSPSAAAQAVAFWHKLREYSDPNTPVARESDLQSFQVHDAWMQTLLLIVMGEGGETEQALAMADSLLEFMVRRRDGLFQAVIHLYRAYLMFQQQPHVEAVADDIRIACTICDRAGVESLPFLPRPVMLWAIRMALQIGLSSRAMIAALRNFDAATLTSILVPLLDESYPTTLRVRIAGLVGELGLVQAYSTLRSLLKERVSDVRQAAADALERLAYRPPYRLIIRALGGFQVLRGDQEVRERDWRSIKARHLLQLLLIERGRMLSRDQIMDMLWPGLEGDSASNNLRVTISRLIKALEPNRPEGAPTYYILQQGDTYGFNVDSDHEYDVATFVQAVERGQRALQRNQYGEAREAFQQAVTLYTGPFLPDSLYEDWSVVERERLGLLFNDAALSLGRLLFEEGHYREAITLGWRVLEYDKAQEEAYQLLIRAYGAIGERGTAIRLYNRCVAALRDELGVEPLPETTALVEQVRGRRSS is encoded by the coding sequence ATGACCGATCTGGCCGAGCAAGCGCCATCGGTTGCGGTAGGCACCACCATTTTACCTCTCAAGATCACACCGCCGCCGGTACGGCGAGAGGAAATCCTTCGTCGTGATTTGCAGGCGTTGCTGACCGAGGTACGCTTATTACCGGTAACGGTCGTCGTTGCCCCGGCCGGCTATGGCAAAACAACACTCCTCGCACAATGGGCTGACCAACTCACGCACACCGGTGCCCAGGTGGCGTGGCTTGGGTTCGATGCGAATGATCAAGAGCCGGCCTTACTGTTAACGTACTTGATTGCGGCCATCCGGCGTTTACTCCCTACCGCCGGTGAGCAAGCGTTGCGTCTCTTACAGAGTCTGTCCAGTCTTAAGCACAACTGGCCACTGGTTGCCGGTGCATTACTGAGTGATGTACAACGTGAATTGCAGTCACCGGCTATTTTGATGCTCGACGACGTACATCTTGTCAGTGAAGGCCCGATAACTACCGAACTGTTAGGTTATCTTCTCCGTGCCGCACCACCGAATTTGCATATTGTGATGGCTTCGCGCCGGCCCCTGACGTTTACGCCACTGCCGCGTTTGCGCGCCGAGGGTGGATTGCTTGAGGTTGGTGCGTCTGATCTCTTGTTGCAGCGCGATGAGGCGGTTGAGTTGTTAGCGCGCGTCGGTGTGGTATTGCCCGATGATGAACTTGACCTGTTACTCGAACGGACCGGCGGCTGGATGTTGAGTGTGCAGTTGGCGGTGCGTACATTGGCGCGCCAGACCCCCGAACAACGTCGGAGGTATCTCCAGGGCCTGGCAACAAATCAGCACGATCTCTTTGAGTATTTGGCATCGGAAGTGTTAGGCATGCTCCCGAGCCACTTAGTTGACCGTCTGATCTGTACGGCATTGTTTGGCCAAGCCATCCCCTCACTCCTTGATGAGGCCCTAGGGGTTGACGATAGCGCGCAACTGCTCGAGCAAGCAATTGATTTTGGTCTACCGCTCACCGTTGAAACCGATGGTACTTCCGGTGAACGGGTGTTTCGCTTCCATCCGCTTTGGCAGCGCTTACTAGCCGATCGGGCCCTATTGCGCTTCGACCGAGTCTTTGTTCGTGAGCTTCACGAACGGTTTGGGATGACACTGGCCCGGCACGATCAGATCGAATCGGCTTTGCGTCATCTGGCCGCGGCGGAAAATCCAGCAGCGATTGCCTATGCCTTGCGCGAGTATGCATGGCCGCTGATCGATTCTTCTCAACGCGAGAGTCTGCGCAATTGGATCGAACGCTTACCGCCAGATGTGCGTGAGCGTGATCCAGAGCTGCTCCATATGTACGGATGGAGCTTTTTTAATACCAATCGGGAACGTGCATTACAGTTGATCGCGCAAGCTGCCGAACAGTATCGATTGGCCGGCGCCACCGATCAAGAAATGCGCGCGTTGCGCGATATGGCTGTCTTGCTCTTTTGGGCCGATTCGCCGGCCGAGTTTGCGCGCGTGTGCCGGCGAGTGATCGAAGCCGCAACCCGCATCAACGATGCCTGGTCGCGTGGTGCAGCACTGGTTGGGTTCATGGCGTTGCTCTATAGCCAAGGGCGGTTCCGGGCCGCGTTGCGGGTAGGACGGTGGGCGGAACGGTGGCCACTGAGTGTGCTTTGGCAGTGGTTGTTGGCAGTATTGCGGTCGTCCATCTATGTGCAGCAGGGTTATCCGGCCGAGGCACTGACGGCCATTCGCGCTGCTCTTGATCTGCCCCGGATTGATCGCAACGATATGCTGCGTCAGTCGTTGTTGTTGTTACAGGGGTTAGCCCTCTATCAGCAGGGGCAGAGCGAAGTTGCTCTTGATCAAGTCCAAGAGTGTTATTTTCGCCTGAATGATTACGTTCCCGGCAGTGTGTTGACCGGTAATGCGGTGCTGATACTGGCGTTACTCTTGATCGAACACGAGCGCTTTGATGAGGTGGCGACGTATCTGCAACGGGCACGGCAAATTGCGAGTCAGCTTGATGACCGGTTGTTAGGAATGCGGGTGCGTGTCGTTGAGATTTACGCCGCGTTACGAAGCCAATCGCCGTCGGCTGCTGCACAAGCTGTTGCATTTTGGCACAAATTACGCGAATACTCCGATCCTAATACACCGGTGGCCCGCGAGAGTGACTTGCAGTCTTTCCAGGTACACGATGCGTGGATGCAGACTCTGTTGCTGATCGTGATGGGTGAAGGTGGTGAGACTGAACAAGCCTTGGCGATGGCTGACTCATTGCTCGAGTTTATGGTTCGCCGTCGCGATGGTCTGTTTCAGGCGGTTATCCACCTCTACCGCGCCTACCTGATGTTCCAGCAACAACCGCACGTGGAGGCTGTGGCCGATGATATTCGTATCGCCTGTACGATCTGCGATCGTGCCGGCGTAGAATCGTTGCCCTTCCTACCGCGTCCGGTTATGCTTTGGGCCATCCGAATGGCATTACAGATTGGTCTGTCGAGCCGGGCAATGATTGCTGCGTTGCGCAATTTCGATGCTGCAACCCTAACCTCTATCCTGGTGCCACTTCTCGATGAGTCGTACCCAACGACACTCCGGGTACGTATCGCCGGCTTGGTTGGTGAGTTGGGGTTGGTTCAAGCCTACAGTACATTACGTTCGTTATTGAAGGAACGTGTGTCAGACGTTCGGCAAGCCGCTGCTGATGCGCTGGAGCGGCTGGCCTATCGTCCGCCATACCGGCTGATCATTCGTGCGCTCGGTGGGTTTCAGGTGTTGCGCGGCGATCAAGAAGTGCGTGAACGGGATTGGCGCAGTATCAAAGCACGCCATCTGCTTCAGCTCCTCCTGATTGAGCGGGGCCGAATGTTGTCGCGCGATCAAATTATGGATATGCTCTGGCCCGGCCTTGAGGGTGATTCGGCATCGAATAATCTGCGCGTGACCATTAGCCGGCTCATTAAAGCACTCGAACCGAATCGCCCTGAAGGCGCACCAACCTACTACATTTTGCAACAGGGTGATACCTACGGTTTCAACGTTGATAGCGACCATGAATACGATGTTGCCACCTTCGTGCAAGCGGTGGAGCGCGGGCAACGTGCGTTACAGCGTAACCAATATGGAGAGGCACGTGAAGCATTCCAACAGGCTGTGACGCTCTATACCGGTCCCTTCTTACCCGACAGTCTCTACGAGGATTGGTCGGTGGTTGAGCGTGAACGGTTAGGGTTGCTGTTTAACGATGCCGCCCTTAGTTTGGGCCGCCTCCTGTTTGAAGAAGGTCACTACCGAGAGGCAATTACGTTAGGGTGGCGCGTTCTGGAATATGATAAAGCCCAAGAAGAGGCATATCAGTTGCTGATCCGGGCGTATGGGGCAATTGGTGAGCGCGGCACAGCGATCCGGCTGTATAATCGCTGTGTTGCCGCGCTACGTGATGAGTTGGGCGTCGAGCCACTGCCGGAGACCACTGCGCTGGTTGAACAGGTGCGTGGACGCCGGTCTTCGTAG
- a CDS encoding YigZ family protein: MDTMTRYPIPAAPARTEIVVRGSRFIAQAIPTSTVEAARAAIAAVRAEMPDATHHCYAYQIGYGASTVAGMSDDGEPAGTAGRPMMAVLRGANLGDITVIVTRYFGGTLLGVGGLVRAYSDATRAVLTIVPRTQRVIYQYITLHVPYADYTMIRRLLEANAAVIIDETFAAAITMTVGLPADQAATISKQIDEYSAGRIRIESAHEYGMI, encoded by the coding sequence ATGGATACCATGACGCGCTACCCCATCCCGGCTGCACCGGCACGAACAGAAATTGTTGTGCGCGGTTCTCGTTTTATCGCACAGGCGATCCCTACCTCAACTGTAGAAGCGGCCCGTGCCGCGATTGCGGCAGTCCGTGCCGAAATGCCCGACGCGACCCATCATTGCTATGCGTACCAGATCGGGTATGGCGCCAGCACTGTTGCCGGGATGAGTGACGATGGTGAACCGGCCGGTACCGCCGGTCGACCGATGATGGCGGTACTGCGTGGAGCCAATCTCGGTGACATCACCGTGATTGTCACCCGCTATTTCGGTGGGACCCTGCTTGGTGTCGGGGGACTGGTTCGGGCGTATAGCGACGCTACCCGCGCCGTCCTTACCATAGTACCACGTACCCAACGGGTTATCTATCAATACATCACCCTCCACGTCCCATACGCCGACTACACCATGATCCGTCGGCTACTGGAAGCCAATGCGGCTGTGATCATTGATGAAACATTTGCCGCCGCGATTACGATGACAGTCGGTTTGCCGGCCGATCAAGCTGCTACTATCAGCAAACAGATCGATGAATATAGCGCAGGCAGGATTCGCATCGAGTCGGCACACGAGTATGGTATGATATAG
- a CDS encoding DUF2231 domain-containing protein — protein MYALHPATVHIPIGLLLASSLFTLIALRTGQKQWEQSAYHCLIFGLIGAVVAIASGLFDAARQVFGRPTDDPVLLWTNGHAAASLIATLCYGRSWLIRRRQPDIVYHLTRRQSYLSWHIAGSLFLIVGGWLGGRLVFGFDLGR, from the coding sequence ATGTATGCATTACATCCTGCCACAGTCCATATACCTATCGGGCTACTGCTAGCCAGTAGTCTCTTCACCCTGATAGCACTGCGCACCGGTCAGAAGCAGTGGGAACAAAGCGCATACCACTGTCTCATCTTTGGCCTCATCGGCGCAGTCGTCGCCATTGCCAGTGGTCTCTTTGATGCCGCTCGTCAAGTGTTTGGCCGTCCTACCGATGACCCGGTACTTTTATGGACAAATGGTCATGCAGCGGCCAGTCTTATCGCAACGTTATGTTACGGACGAAGTTGGCTCATTCGACGGCGACAGCCCGATATCGTTTACCATCTGACCCGGCGACAGAGCTATCTCAGTTGGCACATTGCCGGTAGTCTCTTTCTGATTGTCGGCGGTTGGCTTGGCGGGCGCTTAGTGTTTGGCTTCGATCTTGGCCGTTAA
- a CDS encoding lysophospholipid acyltransferase family protein produces MFAYIVYGILYLIINFFRLIGWWRWSITGIENLPPREQGGMILVMNHINWVDIPAVGALLPFRYRLSWLAKIEIFANPIAGWFFRTMHVIPIRRGKRDLAALDAATDALRNGAVLLIFPEGHRSRNGILQPGRGGAIRLAMQAGVPIVPMAITGTEHGFRGTLLRKPVHITIGEPYRVDPLPNNRIPADVMERLTTEMMVKIASMLPPDQRGPYAALVETATPSQ; encoded by the coding sequence ATGTTCGCCTACATCGTGTACGGTATTCTCTACCTCATCATCAACTTTTTTCGGCTCATCGGCTGGTGGCGATGGTCAATTACAGGTATTGAAAACTTACCACCACGTGAGCAGGGCGGGATGATCCTCGTCATGAATCACATCAACTGGGTAGACATTCCCGCAGTTGGTGCGCTCTTACCGTTCCGCTATCGGCTTTCGTGGTTGGCAAAGATCGAGATCTTCGCAAACCCTATTGCCGGTTGGTTTTTTCGCACGATGCACGTGATTCCTATCCGCCGTGGCAAACGTGACCTCGCCGCACTCGATGCTGCCACCGACGCACTACGGAATGGAGCGGTGTTGCTGATCTTTCCCGAAGGACACCGCAGCCGCAACGGCATCTTGCAACCGGGTCGTGGTGGTGCAATCCGACTGGCGATGCAGGCCGGCGTACCGATTGTGCCAATGGCCATTACCGGCACCGAACATGGCTTCCGCGGCACCTTGCTGCGCAAACCGGTTCATATTACGATCGGTGAACCTTACCGCGTCGATCCGCTACCCAATAATCGCATTCCCGCCGATGTTATGGAACGCTTAACCACTGAAATGATGGTGAAGATTGCATCTATGCTGCCACCGGATCAGCGTGGCCCGTATGCTGCTCTGGTCGAAACAGCCACACCATCACAGTAA
- a CDS encoding SH3 domain-containing protein — protein sequence MYELGAADAERGEFNPFYYQHYYYYRLGYDSVRRRRSWRTPVSIALFVTGGILLVTVVVWFVGRLGPAAVAQPMVTPQTTVVVATPSPIPPTPSPLLSPTTEPTPTQPTLQVGGRAVIVNVGNAALRLRSAPGLTARVVALIPAGREVILRAGPVDADGYTWWRVEVGSVSGWCAVATPDGTLFLEPRVP from the coding sequence ATGTACGAACTCGGCGCTGCCGATGCCGAACGGGGAGAATTCAACCCTTTCTACTACCAGCACTACTACTACTACCGGTTAGGGTATGATTCGGTGCGCCGCCGTCGCTCATGGCGCACGCCCGTGAGTATCGCGCTATTCGTGACGGGCGGTATTCTTCTGGTGACGGTGGTTGTTTGGTTCGTCGGACGTTTGGGCCCGGCTGCCGTCGCACAACCGATGGTGACTCCCCAAACAACCGTGGTTGTGGCAACACCGTCACCTATTCCGCCAACACCTTCGCCGTTGCTTTCACCGACTACGGAGCCAACGCCGACGCAGCCGACGTTGCAAGTTGGTGGGCGGGCCGTCATCGTTAACGTAGGGAATGCCGCGCTCCGCCTGCGGTCGGCTCCAGGCCTGACTGCGCGCGTAGTGGCGCTCATTCCGGCCGGTCGCGAAGTGATCCTGCGCGCAGGGCCGGTTGACGCCGATGGTTATACGTGGTGGCGGGTGGAAGTAGGTAGTGTGAGTGGGTGGTGTGCCGTTGCTACCCCCGATGGGACGCTGTTTCTCGAGCCGCGTGTGCCCTGA
- a CDS encoding SCP2 sterol-binding domain-containing protein yields the protein MPFFKDEEELRLILGTLYDRVKCDAQIAPRICEGRIVIQFRYEEPHGVVTIDAAHPPTQPGAYCDVFWGDVDLKPDVEMSMKADIAHQFWHGKINLMTALARRQIIAKGPIPKILKLLPAVEPVYTMYPNMLREMGREDLVITK from the coding sequence ATGCCATTCTTCAAAGATGAGGAAGAGCTGCGCCTGATCTTAGGGACGCTCTATGATCGGGTCAAATGCGATGCGCAGATTGCTCCGCGGATCTGCGAAGGCCGGATCGTCATTCAGTTTCGCTATGAAGAACCTCACGGTGTCGTCACCATTGATGCTGCCCATCCGCCGACTCAGCCCGGTGCGTATTGCGATGTGTTCTGGGGCGATGTTGATCTCAAACCCGATGTCGAGATGAGCATGAAAGCAGATATTGCTCACCAATTCTGGCACGGTAAGATCAATCTGATGACTGCACTAGCGCGACGGCAAATTATTGCGAAAGGTCCGATTCCCAAAATCCTTAAGCTCTTACCTGCGGTTGAGCCGGTATACACGATGTACCCCAACATGCTGCGTGAGATGGGTCGGGAAGATTTAGTTATCACCAAATAG
- the fmt gene encoding methionyl-tRNA formyltransferase, whose protein sequence is MRIIFLGSPSYAVHALDALVAAGYTIVGVVTQPDRPAGRDRRLTPPPVKVAALAHGLPVLQPETLRDPEVVETLRALQPDVGVVAAYGEILRRAVLEIPPLGYLNIHPSLLPLYRGPTPVAGAILAGETVTGVTIMRLDPGMDSGPILAQAMVDLPPNARTGPLTDELFRLGATLLVEVLPRYARGEIELRPQDHSQATVTKMLKKEDGRIDWTLPAIVIERMTRAYDPWPSAYTFWRGQMLRIMSAAVAPTDASATPGMVIGRSAHGHPLVQTGSDALELVEVQPASRRPMSGAAWLAGVHAPEITLG, encoded by the coding sequence ATGCGCATTATCTTTCTCGGCAGCCCTTCCTATGCAGTCCATGCACTCGATGCACTGGTGGCTGCCGGGTATACAATTGTTGGCGTTGTCACGCAACCGGATCGCCCGGCCGGGCGCGACCGAAGGTTGACACCACCCCCGGTGAAGGTTGCCGCGTTGGCCCATGGCTTGCCAGTTCTCCAACCGGAGACGCTGCGTGACCCAGAAGTAGTCGAGACCTTGCGGGCGTTGCAGCCGGATGTTGGTGTGGTTGCGGCGTATGGTGAGATCTTGCGCCGGGCCGTGCTCGAGATTCCGCCGTTGGGCTATCTGAATATTCACCCATCGTTGTTGCCGCTCTATCGAGGACCGACTCCGGTGGCCGGTGCGATTTTGGCCGGTGAAACGGTCACCGGCGTGACAATTATGCGACTTGATCCCGGTATGGATAGTGGTCCCATTTTAGCTCAAGCGATGGTCGATCTTCCACCAAATGCGCGTACCGGCCCACTCACCGATGAGCTGTTTCGGCTGGGTGCTACGTTGTTGGTCGAAGTACTGCCTCGCTACGCACGTGGTGAGATCGAACTGCGTCCCCAAGATCACAGCCAGGCAACCGTCACCAAGATGCTCAAAAAGGAAGATGGCCGGATCGATTGGACGTTACCGGCAATTGTGATTGAGCGAATGACCCGTGCCTATGATCCATGGCCGAGTGCGTATACGTTCTGGCGTGGTCAGATGTTGCGCATTATGAGTGCCGCTGTGGCCCCGACCGATGCCTCGGCTACACCGGGCATGGTGATTGGCCGGAGTGCCCACGGTCATCCGTTGGTCCAGACCGGCAGTGATGCCCTTGAACTGGTTGAGGTGCAGCCGGCGAGCCGGCGCCCGATGAGTGGTGCGGCATGGTTGGCCGGAGTTCATGCTCCTGAGATTACGTTAGGGTAG
- a CDS encoding MDR/zinc-dependent alcohol dehydrogenase-like family protein: MRAIVFDGSLRYTADYPEPHRPSGEALIKPHLVGICNTDLEITRGYMNFHGVLGHEFVGTVVDCDNPQWRGRRVVGEINAACRRCVTCLRGDESHCPYRTTLGIDRRDGAMADLFVLPEACLHEVPATVSDEAAVFTEPLAAALEIVEQSHIRPSERVAVVGDGKLGAMIVQVLRLTGCALTLVGRHPERWELYQRQGVTCTTSTDVPAAHFDVVIDCTGNPSGLATARRLVRPRGRLVLKSTFAAETQLNLSMLVVDEVQLIGSRCGPFAPALRLLERGLIETSALISARYPLDAGLQAFRAAPGQLKVLLSV, encoded by the coding sequence ATGCGAGCAATTGTTTTCGATGGTAGCTTACGCTACACTGCTGACTATCCCGAACCACACCGCCCATCAGGTGAAGCGCTGATCAAACCACATTTGGTCGGGATTTGTAATACCGATCTCGAAATTACCCGTGGGTATATGAACTTTCACGGTGTTCTTGGTCATGAATTTGTTGGAACCGTCGTCGATTGTGACAACCCACAATGGCGTGGGCGACGGGTCGTGGGCGAAATCAACGCAGCTTGTCGTCGCTGCGTCACATGTTTGCGCGGCGATGAAAGTCACTGCCCATACCGTACCACGCTTGGTATCGATCGGCGCGATGGCGCGATGGCCGATCTGTTTGTGCTCCCCGAAGCCTGCCTCCACGAGGTACCGGCGACGGTTAGCGATGAGGCAGCGGTCTTTACCGAACCACTAGCCGCCGCACTCGAAATTGTTGAACAGAGCCATATTCGCCCTTCCGAACGAGTTGCAGTTGTTGGCGACGGTAAACTCGGAGCCATGATTGTGCAAGTGCTGCGCCTAACGGGTTGTGCATTGACGTTGGTCGGTCGTCATCCCGAACGGTGGGAGCTGTATCAACGTCAAGGAGTAACTTGTACAACCAGCACTGACGTACCGGCAGCCCATTTTGACGTTGTCATCGATTGTACCGGCAACCCAAGTGGACTAGCGACGGCACGTCGTCTCGTTCGCCCACGTGGACGGCTAGTGCTCAAGAGTACGTTTGCAGCCGAAACCCAACTGAACCTGAGCATGCTGGTAGTTGACGAAGTACAGCTCATCGGCTCGCGCTGTGGTCCATTCGCACCGGCACTGCGCTTGCTCGAACGCGGTCTTATTGAGACATCCGCCTTGATCAGTGCCCGTTACCCCCTTGATGCTGGTTTACAGGCATTTAGGGCCGCACCCGGCCAACTTAAGGTATTGCTCAGTGTCTGA
- a CDS encoding GGDEF domain-containing response regulator — protein MSEEIHIPTVLIADDDPNLRFLLSDMLQRAGFDVLVAEDGSALLQIAQEQLPDIILVDLMLPGVDGYEAIRQLRNDTRTAHLPIIIVTARTNPADVVIGFDTGADDYVTKPFNEAELIARIRSLLRRTTQRPVRNPLTGLPGNSLIVEELRYRLQRGESFVLLYIDLNDFKAFNDSYGFARGDQAIRLLAQICEQAQQHFAKYPTFLGHIGGDDFVMLCPTTIAADISRWIVEQYEQSAVKLYDEVDRTRGFLICHDRAGNLRHIPIATIAIGGVSSTSNTTVDELSRAAAVMKHAAKAFGVSAIYIDNVRIR, from the coding sequence GTGTCTGAAGAGATCCATATACCGACGGTTTTAATTGCCGACGATGATCCAAACCTGCGCTTTTTGCTCAGCGATATGCTGCAACGCGCCGGTTTTGATGTTTTGGTCGCGGAGGATGGTAGCGCACTCCTCCAGATCGCTCAAGAACAACTGCCAGACATCATCTTGGTTGATTTGATGTTGCCTGGAGTCGATGGCTACGAGGCGATTCGCCAGTTGCGCAACGATACACGCACTGCGCATCTCCCGATTATCATTGTCACCGCGCGCACGAACCCGGCAGATGTGGTGATCGGCTTTGATACCGGCGCCGATGATTATGTCACCAAACCCTTTAATGAAGCTGAATTGATCGCCCGCATCCGCTCGTTATTACGCCGTACCACGCAACGTCCTGTCCGCAATCCACTGACCGGTTTGCCCGGTAACTCGTTGATCGTTGAAGAGTTACGGTATCGTTTACAACGCGGTGAGTCGTTTGTGTTGCTCTACATCGATCTGAACGATTTCAAAGCATTTAACGACTCCTATGGCTTTGCCCGCGGCGATCAGGCGATCCGACTATTGGCGCAGATCTGTGAACAGGCCCAACAACACTTTGCTAAATACCCCACCTTTCTCGGTCACATCGGCGGCGATGACTTCGTGATGCTCTGCCCGACTACGATTGCCGCTGACATTTCCCGCTGGATTGTCGAGCAGTATGAGCAATCGGCGGTGAAACTGTACGATGAGGTCGACCGCACACGCGGATTCCTCATCTGCCACGATCGTGCCGGCAATTTGCGCCATATCCCAATCGCTACAATCGCTATTGGTGGTGTCTCTAGTACATCAAACACCACCGTAGACGAATTATCGCGGGCCGCTGCAGTGATGAAGCATGCGGCAAAAGCATTTGGTGTAAGTGCAATATATATTGATAATGTGCGGATACGTTGA